A single Pseudovibrio sp. Tun.PSC04-5.I4 DNA region contains:
- the repC gene encoding plasmid replication protein RepC, translating into MPEQPARLFGIGNTSRQQNECAEAAAKTFNGLREGVSRWEPLSLVKRLQSEVGLTATHVAHLEFLVGYTRDQDWSYGSNPIVYLTVSATANKRGISERQVLNIERALNRVGLVCWHDSGNQRRYGHRSKTGELKEAYGVNLAPLAALYDRLLGLVEEQEQRARVWKQEKAAVLLCKRVLREQLTLTPGHASADQAMGLLASLPRRVEARVTITQLVQWSQQMKSLIEQFEENSQDEGETGPLVGGVAQFEPLETEHHKDTQNNIGRKNTSGRSELYFRHINTNNTKPTLSNERSNRRTLPTGNDLKKPPSAKAVMALEKYKRESKAHTRQHLNAFADRSDQPPLPQLEQPSLPTSFFGSGIEHITLKQVMACASPMLRDMIRNASKTGGADWSAVVEAAKLAAGYLGISAPAWQDARDRLGASAAATIVVIAERRSTDPKTTINSYGGFVRGCVAKAQAGDLHLHKSVFGLLSKGNLDE; encoded by the coding sequence ATGCCTGAACAACCAGCAAGACTGTTCGGGATTGGCAACACATCGCGCCAGCAAAATGAATGTGCTGAAGCGGCAGCAAAAACCTTTAACGGATTGCGGGAGGGCGTGAGCCGCTGGGAGCCTCTGTCTCTTGTAAAGCGCTTGCAAAGCGAGGTGGGCCTAACTGCCACGCATGTTGCACACCTTGAGTTTCTGGTGGGCTACACCCGCGATCAGGATTGGAGCTATGGCAGTAATCCGATTGTCTACCTGACCGTCAGTGCGACCGCCAACAAGCGCGGCATCTCAGAGCGACAGGTTTTAAATATAGAACGCGCCTTGAACCGGGTTGGCTTGGTGTGCTGGCATGACAGCGGCAACCAACGTCGCTACGGCCACCGATCTAAGACCGGTGAGCTGAAGGAAGCCTATGGCGTGAATCTGGCGCCGCTGGCCGCCCTCTATGACCGTCTTCTAGGCTTGGTTGAAGAGCAGGAGCAACGGGCGCGGGTCTGGAAGCAGGAAAAGGCAGCGGTGCTGCTTTGCAAGCGTGTTTTGCGCGAACAGCTCACTTTGACCCCCGGCCATGCAAGTGCTGATCAGGCTATGGGCCTGCTGGCCTCGCTTCCAAGGCGCGTTGAAGCTCGGGTGACAATCACGCAACTGGTTCAGTGGAGCCAGCAGATGAAGAGCCTCATAGAACAGTTTGAAGAGAACTCTCAAGACGAAGGCGAAACTGGACCACTAGTAGGCGGAGTAGCTCAGTTTGAGCCGCTTGAAACAGAGCATCACAAAGACACGCAAAACAACATTGGCCGGAAGAATACTTCCGGCAGGTCGGAACTATATTTCCGACACATAAATACAAATAATACAAAACCAACACTTTCTAACGAAAGAAGTAATAGGCGGACATTGCCAACCGGCAATGACTTGAAGAAACCCCCGTCCGCTAAAGCGGTAATGGCTCTTGAGAAATATAAGCGTGAAAGCAAGGCTCATACTCGTCAACACCTGAATGCATTTGCGGACAGGTCCGATCAACCTCCCCTGCCCCAACTTGAACAGCCCTCACTACCAACGTCTTTCTTCGGTTCGGGCATCGAGCATATTACCCTCAAACAGGTTATGGCCTGCGCCAGCCCCATGCTGCGCGATATGATCCGCAATGCCTCAAAAACGGGTGGAGCCGACTGGTCTGCTGTCGTCGAGGCGGCAAAACTGGCGGCGGGTTATCTGGGGATCTCCGCTCCTGCCTGGCAGGACGCCCGCGACAGGTTGGGAGCAAGTGCGGCCGCAACAATTGTTGTGATTGCCGAGCGCAGAAGCACCGATCCGAAGACAACGATCAACTCATATGGTGGGTTTGTTCGCGGCTGTGTGGCCAAAGCTCAGGCTGGAGATCTGCATCTACACAAATCTGTTTTCGGACTGCTCAGCAAGGGAAACCTTGATGAATAG
- a CDS encoding M48 family metalloprotease, whose translation MRNIFRHIAIDLSWFISWAVIFAPAFFILFYAMIPVTSVINNYALLPFAVPHVNELFVLCVQITLILILFLIPGVSEFFSDIRLGARCASQRELDQIEAAFAYLQHSADAKNIKLPRIVWRVVDDKGYNATAYGRNRIAIHRGALYDTKFRKRGLEELAGLIAHEIAHLRYWDTKHAIISSAIFTPFNVLLFFANLFIRVPILNLAVMFFFYPCSLIIGLGNRIPDLTSRMAEYRADEFSQKLLGKDCMCQVFGSIGDEREGTNIMAHYMASHPPTELRHNNLQLRSDYRPQFNGPPSIDLIARFRKH comes from the coding sequence ATGCGCAATATTTTCAGACACATAGCTATTGATTTGAGTTGGTTTATCTCGTGGGCCGTTATTTTCGCGCCTGCCTTCTTCATATTGTTTTATGCGATGATCCCCGTTACTTCCGTCATCAATAATTATGCCTTGCTCCCGTTCGCAGTCCCCCACGTGAACGAGCTGTTCGTTCTTTGCGTTCAGATCACGCTCATTCTGATCCTGTTTTTGATACCGGGGGTTTCTGAATTTTTCAGCGATATCAGGCTGGGCGCACGATGCGCCTCGCAGCGCGAACTGGACCAGATTGAAGCTGCCTTCGCGTACCTTCAACACAGCGCCGATGCTAAGAACATCAAGCTGCCGCGCATTGTCTGGCGTGTGGTTGACGACAAGGGCTACAATGCCACAGCCTATGGCCGCAACCGGATTGCCATCCATAGGGGCGCGCTTTACGACACCAAATTCCGCAAGCGCGGACTTGAAGAGCTGGCGGGCCTGATTGCTCACGAGATCGCACATTTGCGGTATTGGGATACAAAACACGCGATAATCTCTTCTGCAATCTTCACGCCGTTCAATGTGCTGTTGTTTTTTGCAAATCTGTTTATCCGCGTTCCTATCCTCAATCTGGCCGTGATGTTCTTCTTCTATCCATGCAGCTTGATTATTGGTCTGGGGAACCGCATCCCGGACCTGACGTCTCGCATGGCTGAATACCGCGCCGATGAGTTTTCTCAAAAGCTGCTTGGCAAAGACTGCATGTGTCAGGTCTTTGGCAGCATTGGTGATGAACGAGAGGGAACCAACATCATGGCCCATTACATGGCCTCCCATCCGCCCACAGAACTGCGCCATAACAATTTGCAATTGCGTTCCGATTATCGCCCTCAATTCAATGGTCCTCCCTCAATCGATCTCATTGCCCGCTTCCGTAAACACTAA
- the traI gene encoding TraI/MobA(P) family conjugative relaxase gives MIAHKVGRKSGANSFKALARYVAGAREDNEKLGDLWIENCELASTKEDLDLAIVEIENTQGHNTRVKGDRSYHLVISFAEGEVPELEVLRDIEKSFAKALGFEEHERIIGTHTNTDNYHMHVAINRIHPETYKVHTPYYDFDALEKTRLEMELKYGLTRTNAKGEALDKANPKARDYEANTYEVSFSTYVKDYKDELLKIRQTSKTWPEFHEGIAAYSLELKKRGNGFVFKELDGPRMEKASTVHRDFSKKSMEDKFGPYQAPTKELDPSKRKDRYERRPLKERHKNTELWGSYKKQLGKKKGKHSWRSFLNAHVQLNHAAVEMLKGEEAMLSLMGLGSRRQPKQLKERLKRQGQRDKTTQKSKTTGRDR, from the coding sequence ATGATTGCACACAAGGTAGGCCGCAAGTCCGGCGCAAATTCATTCAAGGCTCTGGCGCGTTATGTGGCAGGCGCGCGCGAAGACAATGAAAAGCTAGGGGATCTTTGGATTGAAAATTGTGAGCTGGCAAGCACCAAGGAAGATCTGGACCTTGCCATTGTCGAGATTGAAAACACGCAAGGGCACAACACCCGCGTGAAGGGCGACCGCTCCTATCATCTGGTGATCTCGTTTGCTGAAGGGGAAGTGCCCGAGCTGGAGGTATTGAGGGACATTGAAAAGTCCTTTGCCAAGGCGCTTGGGTTTGAAGAGCATGAACGCATTATCGGCACCCATACCAACACGGACAATTACCACATGCACGTGGCGATCAACCGGATCCACCCGGAAACCTACAAAGTTCATACGCCTTATTATGATTTTGATGCGCTGGAGAAAACCCGGCTTGAGATGGAGCTGAAATACGGACTGACCCGGACCAATGCCAAGGGCGAAGCGCTGGACAAAGCAAACCCCAAAGCGCGGGACTATGAGGCCAACACGTATGAGGTGTCCTTCTCCACCTATGTGAAGGATTACAAGGACGAGCTGTTGAAGATCAGGCAGACTTCCAAGACGTGGCCCGAATTCCATGAGGGCATTGCAGCCTATTCGCTTGAGCTCAAAAAGCGGGGCAACGGCTTTGTGTTTAAGGAACTGGACGGGCCGCGCATGGAAAAAGCCAGCACGGTTCATCGCGACTTTTCAAAGAAATCCATGGAAGACAAGTTTGGTCCCTATCAGGCCCCAACCAAAGAGCTTGATCCATCCAAGCGCAAAGATCGTTATGAGCGCAGACCGCTGAAAGAGCGTCACAAAAACACAGAGTTGTGGGGCAGTTACAAGAAGCAACTGGGCAAGAAGAAGGGCAAACACAGCTGGCGCTCTTTCCTGAACGCCCATGTGCAACTCAACCATGCAGCCGTTGAAATGCTCAAGGGAGAGGAGGCCATGCTGTCCCTGATGGGACTTGGGTCAAGACGACAACCAAAGCAGCTGAAGGAGCGTTTGAAACGTCAGGGGCAACGAGACAAAACAACACAAAAGAGCAAGACCACAGGCCGGGACAGATAG
- a CDS encoding DUF5710 domain-containing protein, which translates to MQNLENKHEVQPTKEAPLPTSGIFSDPISDNREFFVDFDIPQKPGHSVSIDAHPDDEQVWAHYSAPDAKDYRSRSIDKSWFVNAGDKLYYNAKEDALVEYSKGDNPAVMERHSVSFNLVEQQSEVAVGVGLSKGDTLVYDKAARRKSRERTYLAVPYAERDQAKELGAKWDRKTKSWFAPSAKVVQATRKWSVEGKAPKAEQSREPQQEFSDWVKARGMDLKGLATMDGKWHRIAIVGEREKNASYRGFLEGGVPNGMLNNFKGEQDKWVFTGQQLSKDEITRAIEAGQQAKKERAEELKQEQQATAKRAYGIWANLKDWAKPSNCEYLKRKNVLGYGVKLDKDGRMVVPLRDTDFKIHSLQFVGEEKHYLKHGRKEGLFHAIDPKRYLNDEREPTKEDTLVFTEGYATGGSVHKLVGKPIIVTFDGDNLVKVAKAMREKFPDVTMLFAADDDHHLPKRETPLPNKGMEKAVEAARAVGGYVVAPPFTKAEKTKGLTDWNDLCQERGQDKTTYQFITQARAALSKNNERELQNEATKSPKKEQEMEMA; encoded by the coding sequence ATGCAAAACTTAGAAAATAAACATGAGGTGCAGCCTACAAAAGAAGCACCCTTGCCGACCTCAGGCATTTTCAGTGACCCTATCAGTGATAATCGGGAGTTTTTCGTAGACTTTGATATCCCCCAGAAGCCAGGCCACAGCGTTTCCATTGATGCACATCCCGATGATGAGCAGGTCTGGGCGCATTATAGCGCGCCGGATGCTAAGGACTACCGGTCTCGTTCCATTGATAAAAGCTGGTTCGTTAATGCTGGAGACAAGCTCTACTACAACGCAAAAGAAGATGCTCTTGTTGAGTACAGCAAGGGAGACAACCCAGCGGTGATGGAGCGCCATTCTGTCAGCTTCAATCTCGTTGAACAGCAGAGCGAAGTGGCAGTAGGTGTTGGTCTGTCTAAGGGTGATACTCTCGTTTATGATAAGGCGGCACGCAGAAAAAGCCGTGAACGCACCTATCTGGCCGTTCCTTACGCTGAGCGAGATCAGGCCAAAGAGCTTGGAGCCAAGTGGGACCGCAAAACCAAGAGCTGGTTTGCCCCGAGCGCTAAAGTCGTGCAGGCCACCAGAAAATGGTCGGTGGAAGGTAAAGCCCCCAAAGCAGAGCAGAGCCGGGAGCCGCAGCAGGAATTCAGCGATTGGGTCAAGGCCAGGGGGATGGACCTGAAGGGTTTGGCAACCATGGACGGTAAATGGCACCGTATTGCTATTGTTGGAGAGAGGGAAAAGAACGCCTCCTATCGCGGTTTCCTTGAGGGCGGCGTTCCAAACGGGATGCTCAACAATTTTAAAGGCGAGCAGGATAAGTGGGTTTTTACCGGACAGCAGCTTTCCAAGGATGAGATCACCCGCGCGATTGAAGCTGGACAACAGGCCAAAAAAGAGCGGGCTGAAGAGCTGAAACAAGAACAGCAGGCCACCGCGAAAAGAGCCTATGGGATCTGGGCCAATCTGAAAGACTGGGCCAAGCCGTCAAACTGCGAGTACTTGAAACGAAAAAACGTCCTTGGCTATGGGGTCAAACTCGACAAAGACGGCCGCATGGTCGTGCCGCTGCGCGATACAGATTTCAAGATCCATTCCCTGCAGTTTGTGGGCGAGGAAAAACATTACCTCAAACATGGCCGCAAAGAAGGCCTGTTCCATGCAATTGACCCAAAGCGCTACCTCAATGACGAGCGCGAGCCCACAAAGGAAGACACGCTTGTCTTCACAGAGGGCTATGCGACCGGCGGGTCGGTTCACAAGTTGGTGGGTAAGCCAATCATTGTGACCTTCGATGGTGACAATCTGGTCAAGGTTGCCAAGGCCATGCGTGAGAAATTCCCTGATGTGACCATGCTGTTTGCAGCTGATGATGATCATCACTTGCCGAAGCGAGAAACCCCTTTGCCCAACAAGGGGATGGAAAAGGCGGTTGAAGCAGCAAGAGCTGTTGGCGGCTATGTGGTTGCCCCTCCCTTTACCAAAGCTGAAAAAACCAAAGGTCTGACGGACTGGAATGATCTGTGTCAGGAGCGCGGCCAGGACAAGACAACTTACCAGTTCATCACACAGGCGCGGGCGGCGCTGAGCAAAAACAATGAGCGTGAGCTTCAAAATGAGGCGACAAAATCTCCAAAAAAAGAACAAGAAATGGAGATGGCGTAA
- a CDS encoding type IV secretory system conjugative DNA transfer family protein: protein MHIFPRIVALISIFAFIAVTLAGWYYTLEFDPTNMEWWKWLYAYYKQTNELPNTILIPFGGGFVAMILVMIAGRIVMEKATSSTVSGGRDSESLHGTARFAKRKEVEKMGLLRDKGVVVGGFEEKNGSTSVLRHNGPEHVFAFAPTRSGKGVGVVVPTLLTWPGSTIVLDIKGENYAKTSGWRASQGQNVFYFEPTAMEGSARYNPLGEVRIDTDFQVGDCMNVAKMIVDTSGKGLKDFWEQEGFSWLSTAILHVLYRIRNEEERTASLGDVLHFLSVGDDEAAGEASDKLDALVKAKGKKDEDGFEKLLLDMESYEHNNKGANTEVRRGASRMRKRSSNERSGVSSTATAQLAIFADPIIARNTSACDFTIDDLMNADQPTNVYLVLSPAEIGRMKALIRIILNQMLTRLTSKMSHVEGETLYKHRMLLMLDEFPQLGKLDIFESSLAFMAGYGLKAFLIAQDITQLQSAYTREESIISNCHIRIAYAPNKIETAKVLSDMAGKTTVVQRKRSVSKNLDRASSTVSESISEVARPLMTPDECMLLPKLETDANDKVTGPGKMLIFAAGEPTIYGQQYLYFQDEELNARSKFKPSGNIKNGAPVGAARAIGSKPPKHSTPAQNVSAKPENDQVNDGVESQGPSVSDPIFDRLLKASGSAVSQTGS, encoded by the coding sequence ATGCATATCTTTCCTCGAATTGTCGCGCTGATTTCCATTTTTGCCTTTATAGCCGTCACGCTTGCCGGTTGGTATTACACGCTGGAATTTGACCCCACCAACATGGAGTGGTGGAAATGGCTTTATGCGTATTACAAACAGACCAATGAACTCCCAAACACCATCCTGATCCCGTTTGGTGGTGGGTTTGTTGCCATGATTTTAGTCATGATCGCTGGCCGGATCGTCATGGAAAAGGCCACCAGCTCCACCGTGTCTGGAGGTCGTGATTCAGAATCTTTGCACGGCACGGCTCGGTTTGCCAAACGTAAGGAGGTCGAGAAAATGGGCCTGCTACGCGACAAGGGCGTTGTCGTTGGTGGGTTTGAGGAGAAAAACGGCTCTACATCGGTGTTGCGCCATAACGGGCCAGAGCATGTGTTTGCCTTTGCTCCTACCCGGTCCGGTAAGGGTGTGGGTGTGGTGGTGCCAACACTTCTGACCTGGCCGGGCAGCACCATCGTGCTTGATATTAAGGGCGAGAACTACGCCAAAACGTCCGGCTGGCGTGCCTCGCAAGGCCAGAACGTGTTTTATTTCGAACCGACTGCAATGGAGGGATCAGCTCGTTACAACCCACTAGGTGAGGTCCGTATCGACACCGACTTTCAGGTTGGTGATTGCATGAACGTTGCCAAGATGATTGTGGATACCTCGGGCAAGGGTCTTAAAGACTTTTGGGAACAAGAAGGGTTCTCGTGGCTGTCGACCGCAATTTTGCATGTGCTTTACCGTATCCGCAATGAGGAAGAACGCACGGCCAGTCTGGGCGATGTGCTTCATTTCCTCTCAGTGGGGGATGATGAAGCTGCCGGTGAAGCCTCCGATAAGCTCGATGCGCTGGTAAAAGCCAAAGGCAAAAAAGACGAAGACGGTTTTGAAAAGTTGCTGCTCGACATGGAAAGTTATGAGCACAACAATAAGGGCGCGAACACAGAAGTGCGACGCGGGGCATCACGGATGCGTAAACGCTCTAGCAATGAGCGTTCCGGTGTGTCGTCAACGGCCACGGCACAGCTTGCCATTTTTGCAGATCCCATCATTGCCCGGAACACCTCTGCTTGTGATTTTACCATTGATGATCTGATGAATGCAGACCAGCCGACCAACGTTTATCTGGTCCTGTCACCTGCCGAGATTGGGCGCATGAAAGCGCTTATTCGCATCATCTTGAACCAGATGCTCACCCGTCTGACTTCCAAAATGTCGCATGTTGAAGGCGAGACCCTTTACAAGCACCGTATGCTTTTGATGCTCGATGAGTTCCCCCAGCTTGGCAAGCTGGATATCTTCGAAAGCTCGCTGGCCTTCATGGCTGGTTACGGTCTCAAGGCCTTCCTGATCGCGCAGGATATTACCCAGCTTCAAAGTGCGTACACCCGCGAAGAAAGCATTATTTCCAACTGCCATATTCGCATTGCCTACGCCCCCAACAAGATTGAAACCGCCAAGGTTCTTTCTGACATGGCGGGCAAAACAACGGTCGTGCAGCGCAAACGTTCAGTTTCCAAAAACCTTGATCGTGCCTCTTCCACTGTATCAGAGAGTATTTCTGAAGTGGCACGGCCGTTGATGACACCAGACGAATGCATGCTGCTGCCAAAACTTGAAACTGATGCCAACGATAAAGTTACAGGCCCCGGCAAGATGCTGATTTTTGCTGCAGGCGAGCCGACAATCTACGGCCAGCAATACTTGTATTTCCAGGATGAGGAGCTGAATGCACGCTCTAAGTTCAAGCCTTCTGGAAACATCAAGAATGGTGCGCCGGTGGGTGCTGCGCGGGCCATTGGGTCAAAGCCTCCCAAGCACAGTACACCCGCCCAGAATGTGTCTGCAAAACCTGAAAATGATCAAGTGAACGATGGCGTTGAATCTCAAGGACCATCTGTAAGCGATCCCATTTTTGATCGGCTCTTGAAAGCAAGCGGCAGCGCAGTCTCTCAGACCGGATCATGA
- a CDS encoding CpaF/VirB11 family protein → MSNVLIMKLMEPLSQIYCDPDVVELRQMRPDKLVLEHRKADLLELDAPGIGFNQIRRMCQALANYNGLKFSEDKHPKLSVTLPERHRFECLVGPSTRTGLSMAVRCKHPYEVKFEDMGLRQKMIDYISEAMSKRWNIAISGSTNTGKTTLLNKLLGMLPAHERVVSCEDTPELEIERFWNGSALFAARDSSQGAGLQTWPQLFDHKMRISPDRIIFSEISVQNAYSALNVLNTGAKGWMCTIHADSAQKVVDRFQSNIDMSGGVTTPIRGYFNSLVDVIFHITRFERGVRHITDIYEVKNDRFILKDGKLQ, encoded by the coding sequence ATGTCTAATGTACTCATAATGAAGCTTATGGAACCTTTATCACAAATCTACTGTGATCCTGACGTGGTGGAGCTGCGCCAGATGCGGCCTGACAAGCTTGTACTGGAGCATCGCAAAGCTGATTTGTTGGAGCTTGATGCGCCAGGTATTGGGTTCAATCAGATCCGGCGGATGTGTCAGGCGCTTGCCAACTACAACGGATTGAAGTTTTCCGAAGACAAACATCCCAAGCTTTCTGTGACATTACCTGAACGCCACCGCTTTGAGTGTCTGGTTGGACCAAGCACGCGCACCGGCCTGTCCATGGCAGTGCGCTGCAAGCATCCCTATGAGGTCAAATTCGAGGACATGGGGCTTCGCCAAAAGATGATCGATTACATCAGTGAGGCCATGAGCAAGCGCTGGAATATCGCGATATCCGGCTCCACCAACACAGGCAAAACCACCCTTTTGAACAAACTGCTTGGTATGCTGCCCGCCCATGAGCGTGTGGTTTCTTGTGAGGATACGCCAGAGCTTGAGATTGAGCGCTTCTGGAATGGATCAGCCCTGTTTGCAGCACGTGATTCCTCGCAAGGAGCTGGCCTGCAAACATGGCCTCAGCTGTTCGATCACAAGATGCGTATCTCACCAGACCGCATCATCTTCTCCGAAATCTCCGTTCAAAATGCCTACTCAGCTTTGAACGTGCTCAACACCGGGGCAAAGGGCTGGATGTGCACCATTCATGCCGATAGCGCCCAGAAGGTCGTGGACCGGTTTCAGTCCAATATCGATATGTCTGGCGGGGTAACAACCCCCATACGCGGCTACTTCAATTCGCTGGTGGATGTGATTTTTCACATCACCCGCTTTGAGCGCGGTGTGCGCCATATCACCGACATTTATGAGGTCAAAAACGACCGCTTCATCCTCAAAGACGGGAAACTTCAGTGA
- a CDS encoding TrbI/VirB10 family protein has translation MSVCEFFLAMSISFGGACEAVPAQSRGLPPTDPEVFEYKRPPAPKPVAPPAPLLPRIIMAPPLIIEKEVSRDAPPRTIIKNKYVTIERIAEPQDLKDPDPFELELQAARAARFGSQGFIGAGGVKANGAGANVPGLAGGLAKTAGMNVASAGADVAGSLKAPEGIDPENSTYRASGRISTSAVDNSRIVAADRYITGIMETGINSQLADEGSVVIQVSRDVFGYHGSNILVPKGSRMICRYESAKKVGQTRISFTCERILLAESRAEIYQLKSKVGDAQGYGGMSGHVDNRWWEKYGTAITTVAIGAAVESAVTLSSSYGSKNSDTVSSALSGISENVGELSAKFLEDTVNLRPVIRISQGTRVQIRPENDWYLAPPTQQ, from the coding sequence ATGAGTGTATGTGAGTTTTTTCTTGCAATGTCGATCAGCTTTGGCGGGGCTTGTGAAGCTGTGCCTGCGCAATCGCGCGGGTTGCCACCAACTGATCCTGAGGTGTTTGAGTACAAACGTCCCCCGGCACCTAAACCGGTTGCACCTCCTGCGCCACTGCTGCCACGCATCATTATGGCTCCGCCGCTCATTATAGAAAAAGAAGTCAGTAGGGACGCACCACCAAGGACGATTATCAAAAATAAATATGTGACGATTGAGAGGATTGCCGAACCGCAAGACCTGAAAGATCCTGACCCGTTCGAGCTGGAGTTACAGGCTGCTCGTGCTGCACGGTTTGGCTCGCAAGGGTTCATAGGTGCGGGCGGTGTTAAAGCCAATGGGGCTGGTGCCAATGTTCCAGGTCTTGCTGGTGGTCTTGCAAAGACAGCGGGCATGAATGTGGCTTCAGCCGGGGCTGATGTTGCTGGGTCCCTCAAAGCGCCAGAGGGAATTGATCCAGAAAACAGCACCTACCGGGCGTCGGGGCGCATCTCTACCAGTGCCGTTGATAACAGCCGGATTGTTGCTGCCGATCGCTACATCACCGGCATCATGGAAACCGGCATTAACAGCCAGCTTGCTGATGAAGGTTCGGTTGTCATTCAGGTGAGCCGGGACGTGTTCGGGTATCACGGCTCCAATATTTTAGTTCCAAAGGGCAGCCGGATGATCTGTCGTTATGAGAGCGCCAAGAAGGTTGGTCAGACCCGGATTAGTTTTACGTGCGAGCGTATCTTGCTGGCTGAAAGCCGCGCCGAGATCTATCAGCTCAAGTCCAAAGTGGGCGATGCACAAGGGTATGGCGGCATGTCCGGGCATGTCGATAACCGGTGGTGGGAAAAATATGGCACGGCCATTACCACCGTTGCCATTGGTGCTGCTGTTGAATCGGCAGTCACGCTTTCCTCTTCCTATGGTTCAAAGAATTCCGACACAGTCTCTTCTGCGCTTTCGGGCATTTCAGAAAATGTGGGCGAACTGTCGGCTAAATTTTTGGAGGACACGGTGAATTTGCGCCCTGTCATCCGAATATCCCAGGGCACCAGAGTTCAGATCAGACCTGAAAACGACTGGTACCTGGCACCACCTACCCAGCAGTAA
- a CDS encoding TrbG/VirB9 family P-type conjugative transfer protein, translating into MKSYFSLLVATTLLVSNTAAAQTGLNRGPQTPTQRINQGQQVASSVSASVPQDALQQAAAQRRGQFGSMSRTTVPLGQIQKAWDKAGNKSGVHTQVECGTCVYRVRLREFMLTVIQLPEGVKIENADVADVSLFDTQVRNDNTLVIKPLAAGVDSSLQVYAEDGQVYSFYLRAETVNSKHIPDLRFKIEKPHYTRSALIGVAAGGAPSPLMNMTYPAQVPATEPVPGDYVKKANIDPSKLRGWGDYKLWGSDDSLKPEMVLRDDHFTYIFYGDKFNSLELPTAYVVVDGIDELVNTRRSGSTYIVESTNKLVTLKSGQSFMCIEYKGS; encoded by the coding sequence ATGAAGTCTTATTTCTCCCTTCTTGTCGCAACCACCTTACTTGTTTCAAACACAGCGGCCGCGCAGACAGGCTTGAACCGTGGTCCGCAAACACCAACCCAGCGGATCAATCAGGGTCAGCAGGTCGCCTCCAGTGTGTCTGCAAGCGTCCCTCAAGATGCCTTGCAACAGGCAGCAGCACAGCGGCGCGGCCAGTTTGGCTCCATGAGCCGGACCACAGTCCCACTCGGCCAGATCCAGAAGGCATGGGACAAAGCAGGCAATAAGAGCGGTGTTCATACCCAAGTTGAGTGCGGGACCTGTGTCTACCGTGTCCGCCTTCGCGAGTTCATGCTCACCGTGATCCAGCTTCCTGAAGGCGTGAAGATTGAAAACGCAGATGTGGCTGATGTGAGCTTGTTTGATACGCAGGTTCGCAATGACAACACACTGGTGATCAAGCCACTGGCGGCAGGGGTGGACAGTTCGCTTCAGGTCTACGCCGAAGATGGGCAGGTCTACAGCTTCTACCTTCGCGCCGAGACGGTGAATTCAAAGCATATTCCAGACTTGCGTTTTAAAATCGAAAAGCCGCATTACACCCGGTCTGCTCTGATTGGTGTTGCAGCTGGCGGGGCTCCAAGCCCACTGATGAACATGACCTATCCTGCGCAAGTCCCGGCTACCGAGCCAGTGCCAGGCGATTACGTTAAAAAGGCCAATATTGATCCCTCCAAACTGCGCGGCTGGGGCGACTACAAGCTTTGGGGATCTGATGACAGTTTGAAGCCCGAAATGGTGCTTCGCGATGATCATTTTACCTACATTTTTTATGGCGACAAGTTCAATTCTTTGGAGCTCCCAACAGCCTACGTGGTGGTTGATGGCATTGATGAACTGGTCAATACGCGCCGGTCAGGCTCCACTTACATCGTTGAGAGCACGAATAAACTTGTGACTTTAAAGTCCGGCCAGTCCTTCATGTGCATTGAATACAAGGGGAGCTGA